One Mercenaria mercenaria strain notata chromosome 12, MADL_Memer_1, whole genome shotgun sequence DNA segment encodes these proteins:
- the LOC128547458 gene encoding uncharacterized protein LOC128547458 produces the protein MPCFSSAVVYIYDGRHIHISAPRDTENADDFLQISNDQWYGYQHSWHGYGRVRARAWKLESLPTPDLLDDTVLRANTSNAGDSFYELEHNLGEYPGLVVVRAKMMNNGSSFYADGVGSALNVFYNKPDMTNAFLVYGFSNESVRTWIDSSIRGAIFDGRKLTNFDIVVSEATVEVYAWKISTLTPFFTYMFSLEDDRFPSYVELPMNYPLSEALNVAVAEVRGPSSLNQDFRFPSSSFLAYRSPYRDEDDDPTDCVFGGFTLAYEKVLSTLPFSGEGGLKMILYKPKKHNWPSYNTGALVCIPDSFGDGKYSEAVFNGIGVMYSWINGDCGPPPEVENGYINAAENGTEIGAVAVLVCNDGYRLSREWMPVCHWDMKWRIYTGCRPVECETIEAPVNGTMNITGLTFGSDVTFQCDVGYKLTGAEKIECLSTGKWSANTPYCRLKKKEDNETSRSIRGRGSVIGIFIALTLYSVVFIEKL, from the exons ATGCCGTGCTTCAGTAGCGCTGTGGTGTATATCTATGATGGAAGGCATATACACATATCTGCACCCCGGGATACTGAAAATGCCGATGATTTTCTCCAAATAAGCAA TGACCAATGGTATGGTTATCAACACAGTTGGCATGGTTATGGTAGGGTGAGAGCACGAGCTTGGAAGCTAGAATCACTTCCAACTCCAGATTTATTAGACGACACAGTACTGCGTGCAAATACGTCTAATG CCGGCGACTCCTTTTATGAACTAGAACATAATCTAGGAGAATATCCCGGTCTTGTTGTTGTTCGAGCTAAAATGATGAACAATGGAAGCAGCTTCTACGCAGATGGTGTGG GATCAGCACtaaatgttttctacaataaGCCTGACATGACAAACGCTTTTCTTGTCTATGGATTTAGTAACGAGAGTGTACGCACGTGGATAGATTCCTCTATAAGGGGAG CAATATTTGACGGAAGAAAACtcacaaactttgacattgttgTCTCGGAAGCGACGGTTGAAGTTTATGCATGGAAAATATCAACATTAACTCCATTCTTCACGTACATGTTCTCCTTAGAGGATGACAGGTTCCCGAGCTATGTTGAATTGCCAATGAACTATCCGCTGAGCGAAGCGCTCAATGTAGCTGTG GCAGAGGTTAGAGGTCCTAGCAGTCTGAATCAAGACTTCCGGTTTCCAAGTTCGTCGTTTCTAGCGTACAGATCGCCATACAGAGACGAAGACGATGACCCCACGGACTGCGTATTTGGGGGATTTACTTTAGCTTACGAAAAAGTATTGAGTACATTGCCGTTTTCGGGAGAGGGAGGCcttaaaatgatactttataaACCCAAAAAACACAACTGGCCTAGCTATAACACAG GGGCGTTGGTATGCATACCAGACTCGTTTGGAGATGGGAAATATTCAGAAGCAGTTTTCAATGGGATAGGAGTGATGTACAGCTGGATAAATGGAG ATTGTGGCCCTCCTCCTGAGGTAGAAAATGGTTATATCAACGCGGCGGAAAACGGCACTGAAATTGGTGCTGTGGCCGTCTTGGTGTGTAATGATGGTTACCGGCTGTCCAGGGAATGGATGCCAGTTTGCCACTGGGACATGAAATGGAGAATCTACACAGGTTGTCGTCCAGTTG AATGCGAAACGATTGAAGCCCCTGTAAACGGAACGATGAATATAACCGGTCTGACGTTTGGAAGTGACGTGACTTTCCAGTGTGACGTCGGGTATAAATTAACTGGTGCTGAAAAAATAGAGTGCCTTTCCACCGGGAAGTGGTCTGCAAATACACCTTATTGCAGATTAAAGAAGAAAGAAG ACAATGAGACTTCTAGAAGTATAAGAGGACGAGGGAGTGTCATAGGCATCTTCATAGCACTAACGTTATACAGCgttgttttcattgaaaagttATAG